Proteins from one Devosia chinhatensis genomic window:
- the hslV gene encoding ATP-dependent protease subunit HslV, translating into MSEHTNPGWHGTTIVSVRKGNKVVVAGDGQVSMGPTVMKHGAKKVRRLADGKVIGGFAGSTADAFTLFERLEAKLVQYPDQLMRAAVELAKDWRTDRYLRKLEAMMIVADKKDTLVLTGNGDVLTPDHGVIAIGSGGNYAHSAALALHQATELDAEEIARRAMKIAEEICVYTNGNVTVETIELS; encoded by the coding sequence ATGAGTGAACACACAAATCCCGGGTGGCACGGGACGACGATCGTTTCCGTACGCAAGGGCAACAAGGTCGTGGTGGCCGGCGATGGCCAGGTTTCCATGGGCCCTACGGTCATGAAGCACGGCGCCAAGAAGGTGCGTCGCCTGGCCGATGGCAAGGTGATCGGCGGCTTTGCCGGCTCCACTGCTGACGCCTTTACGCTGTTCGAGCGGCTCGAAGCCAAGCTGGTGCAATATCCCGACCAGCTGATGCGCGCCGCGGTCGAACTGGCCAAGGACTGGCGCACCGACCGCTATCTGCGCAAGCTCGAAGCCATGATGATCGTGGCCGACAAAAAGGACACCTTGGTCCTGACCGGCAATGGCGACGTGCTGACGCCGGACCATGGCGTCATCGCCATCGGCTCGGGCGGCAATTACGCCCATTCGGCAGCACTTGCCCTGCACCAGGCGACCGAACTCGATGCCGAAGAGATCGCCCGCCGGGCCATGAAGATCGCCGAGGAAATCTGCGTCTATACCAATGGCAATGTGACGGTCGAAACCATCGAGCTCAGCTAA
- the hslU gene encoding ATP-dependent protease ATPase subunit HslU, with the protein MTETNFSPREIVSELDRHIVGQADAKRAVAVALRNRWRRQQLPPELRREVSPKNILMIGPTGVGKTEISRRLARLAQAPFVKVEATKFTEVGYVGRDVEQIVRDLVEAGITVLRDKRRRDVQAQAHHNAEERVLDALVGTSATPSTRDSFRRKLRENELDDKEIEIEMQPAANTGGFDIPGMPNGGIGMINLSDMFKQAMGGRGVKRKIKVKDAYEPLVAEEADKLLDQDQLKSEAIELVENHGIVFIDEIDKVAAREGGVQGGPSREGVQRDLLPLIEGTTVATKYGPVKTDHILFIASGAFHVSKPSDLLPELQGRLPIRVELKALTREDFIGILNDTEASLIKQYVALMGTEGLTLEITQDAIEAIADAAVTVNSSVENIGARRLQTVMERLVEEISFDAPDRAGQTVKIDAAFVREKVGVLAGDTDLSKFVL; encoded by the coding sequence ATGACTGAAACCAATTTTTCCCCGCGCGAGATCGTTTCCGAGCTCGACCGCCATATTGTCGGCCAGGCCGACGCCAAGCGCGCCGTCGCCGTGGCGCTGCGCAATCGCTGGCGCCGCCAGCAATTGCCGCCCGAATTGCGGCGTGAGGTCAGCCCCAAGAACATCCTGATGATCGGACCGACGGGCGTCGGCAAGACCGAGATTTCACGCCGCCTCGCCCGCCTGGCCCAGGCACCTTTCGTAAAGGTGGAAGCGACCAAGTTTACCGAGGTCGGCTATGTCGGCCGCGACGTCGAGCAGATCGTGCGGGACCTCGTGGAAGCCGGCATCACCGTCCTGCGCGACAAGCGTCGCCGGGACGTGCAGGCGCAGGCTCACCATAATGCCGAAGAGCGGGTGCTCGATGCGCTGGTGGGCACTTCGGCCACGCCGTCGACCCGCGACAGCTTCCGCAGGAAGCTGCGGGAAAACGAGCTCGACGACAAGGAAATCGAGATCGAGATGCAGCCGGCGGCCAATACCGGGGGCTTTGACATTCCCGGCATGCCCAATGGCGGCATCGGCATGATCAACCTTTCCGACATGTTCAAGCAGGCCATGGGCGGGCGCGGGGTCAAGCGCAAGATCAAGGTCAAGGACGCCTATGAGCCGCTGGTGGCCGAGGAGGCCGACAAGCTGCTCGACCAGGATCAGCTCAAGAGCGAAGCCATCGAGCTGGTGGAAAACCACGGCATCGTCTTCATCGACGAAATCGACAAGGTGGCGGCCCGCGAGGGCGGCGTGCAGGGCGGGCCCTCGCGCGAGGGCGTGCAGCGAGACCTGCTGCCACTGATCGAAGGCACGACAGTTGCCACCAAATACGGACCGGTCAAGACCGACCATATCCTCTTCATCGCCTCCGGCGCCTTCCATGTGAGCAAGCCAAGCGACCTGCTGCCCGAATTGCAGGGCCGCCTGCCCATCCGGGTAGAGCTCAAAGCGCTGACACGCGAGGATTTCATCGGCATTCTCAATGACACAGAAGCCAGCCTCATCAAGCAATATGTGGCGCTGATGGGCACTGAAGGGCTGACGCTCGAGATCACGCAGGATGCGATCGAAGCAATCGCCGACGCGGCGGTGACGGTCAATTCCAGTGTCGAGAACATCGGTGCCCGGCGTCTGCAGACGGTGATGGAGCGGCTGGTGGAAGAAATTTCCTTCGATGCGCCGGACCGGGCCGGCCAGACCGTCAAGATCGACGCTGCCTTCGTGCGCGAGAAGGTCGGCGTCCTGGCCGGAGATACCGATCTCAGCAAGTTCGTGCTCTAG
- a CDS encoding Tim44/TimA family putative adaptor protein, whose protein sequence is MDEFLDLPTLIAIVVAVFVLFRLRSVLGTRTGNERPPVDRTRSTPAEKSTNNSDETVVPLRPRPSVAQPELDDERRARKLEAEIEQASAGNAELAAGLRAVAEADPTFTPKSFLEGAKQAYEMIVTAFAEGDRQTLRNLLEKDVFEGFQRAIADREAAGQKVDFTFVGLPKIAIVYADYDKKNVNVTVDFHAEVVSATRDAEGNLVEGNADQVQTIADEWTFARNPKSRDPNWKVVSTSQLD, encoded by the coding sequence ATGGACGAATTTCTCGACCTGCCAACCCTGATTGCCATTGTCGTGGCCGTGTTCGTGCTGTTCCGGCTCCGCTCGGTGCTGGGGACACGGACGGGTAACGAGCGCCCTCCGGTGGATCGCACCCGCTCCACGCCGGCCGAGAAAAGCACCAATAATTCCGATGAAACCGTCGTCCCGCTGCGGCCCCGGCCCAGCGTCGCCCAGCCCGAACTGGATGACGAGCGGCGCGCCCGCAAGCTGGAGGCCGAAATCGAGCAGGCTTCCGCCGGCAATGCCGAGCTTGCCGCTGGTCTGCGCGCCGTAGCGGAAGCGGACCCCACCTTTACACCCAAGTCCTTCCTCGAAGGCGCCAAGCAGGCTTACGAGATGATCGTCACCGCTTTTGCCGAGGGCGATCGCCAGACCCTGCGCAACCTTCTCGAAAAGGATGTGTTCGAAGGTTTCCAGCGCGCCATCGCCGATCGCGAAGCTGCCGGACAGAAGGTGGATTTCACCTTTGTCGGCCTGCCCAAGATCGCCATCGTCTACGCCGATTATGACAAGAAGAACGTCAACGTCACGGTCGACTTCCATGCCGAGGTGGTGTCCGCCACCCGGGACGCCGAAGGCAATCTGGTCGAGGGCAATGCCGATCAGGTCCAGACCATTGCCGACGAATGGACCTTCGCGCGCAATCCCAAGTCCCGCGATCCCAATTGGAAGGTCGTCAGCACCTCCCAGCTCGATTAA
- a CDS encoding Maf family protein — protein sequence MLVLASTSATRKALLDKAGLRFDIVSPRLDERGLQADALAAGADGRDLALLLAQAKAEAGSRQRPDDVVIGADQTLALGRDLLHKPAGRDAARAQLERLRGKTHRLHAAVALARNGQAIWSTIETAELTMRAFTPSERDEVLDLEGDAILSSVGSYRLEGPSIRLFQTVNGDYFTILGLPLLPLLEALRDHAPQLLSPGN from the coding sequence ATGCTCGTTCTCGCCTCGACCAGCGCCACCCGTAAAGCCTTGCTGGACAAGGCCGGATTGCGGTTTGACATCGTCTCGCCCCGTCTCGATGAACGCGGGCTGCAAGCCGATGCGCTGGCTGCCGGCGCCGATGGACGGGATTTGGCCTTGCTCCTTGCGCAGGCCAAGGCAGAAGCCGGTTCGCGTCAGCGCCCGGACGATGTTGTGATCGGCGCCGACCAGACCCTGGCCCTGGGGCGGGACCTTTTGCACAAGCCTGCTGGTCGCGACGCCGCCCGAGCCCAGCTTGAGCGCCTGCGTGGCAAGACCCACCGCCTTCACGCAGCGGTCGCTCTGGCCCGAAACGGGCAGGCCATCTGGTCGACAATCGAAACGGCCGAATTGACCATGCGCGCCTTTACCCCGTCCGAGCGGGATGAGGTTCTGGATCTCGAGGGCGATGCCATCCTGTCTTCGGTCGGGTCCTACCGGCTCGAAGGCCCCTCCATCCGGCTGTTCCAGACGGTCAATGGCGACTATTTCACCATTCTGGGCCTGCCGCTCCTGCCCCTCCTGGAGGCGCTGCGCGATCATGCCCCCCAACTTCTGTCTCCCGGAAACTGA
- a CDS encoding shikimate dehydrogenase, with translation MPPNFCLPETEIVTQKAFVIGHPIAHSRSPLIHGTWLREHKIDGTYEAIDVAPDALPEFFDRLRGGAFVGGNVTIPHKEAVFALCDSVDALARTIGAVNTLVVRDGRVEGSNSDYLGFLGNLDAGLPSWAEIPGDAVVIGAGGAARAILVALRERFPGTIHVLNRTPANAEALIAEIEGPFAAHGLDAFATLAPGAALLVNTSAVGMHGTRFEGLDLGLLPQTALVTDIVYTPLVTPLLAAAQARGLRTVDGLGMLLHQAVPGFSAWFGVQPDVTPHLRARIEATLDH, from the coding sequence ATGCCCCCCAACTTCTGTCTCCCGGAAACTGAGATCGTGACCCAAAAGGCCTTCGTCATCGGGCACCCCATCGCCCATTCGCGCTCCCCGCTTATCCATGGTACCTGGCTGCGCGAGCACAAGATCGACGGCACCTACGAGGCGATCGACGTCGCGCCCGATGCCTTGCCGGAATTCTTTGACCGCCTGCGCGGCGGCGCGTTCGTGGGCGGCAATGTCACCATTCCGCACAAGGAGGCGGTCTTTGCCCTCTGCGACAGCGTCGACGCCCTGGCCCGCACTATCGGGGCAGTCAACACCCTTGTGGTGCGCGATGGCCGGGTAGAGGGCAGCAACAGCGACTATCTGGGGTTCCTCGGCAATCTTGACGCCGGTTTGCCGTCCTGGGCGGAAATTCCCGGCGACGCTGTGGTGATCGGTGCCGGCGGCGCTGCCCGCGCCATCCTTGTCGCCCTGCGCGAGCGCTTTCCGGGCACGATCCATGTCCTCAACCGCACCCCCGCCAATGCCGAGGCCCTGATTGCTGAAATCGAGGGGCCGTTCGCGGCACATGGGCTGGACGCTTTCGCGACCCTTGCCCCCGGAGCCGCCCTCCTGGTCAATACCAGCGCGGTAGGCATGCATGGCACCCGGTTCGAGGGGCTTGATCTGGGCCTGCTGCCGCAAACGGCGCTCGTGACCGATATTGTTTATACTCCGCTCGTCACCCCGCTCCTTGCCGCGGCGCAGGCGCGTGGCCTGCGGACGGTCGATGGTCTGGGCATGCTACTGCACCAAGCCGTGCCTGGTTTTTCCGCCTGGTTCGGCGTCCAGCCGGATGTGACACCGCATTTGCGCGCGCGTATCGAAGCCACATTGGATCATTGA
- the dnaQ gene encoding DNA polymerase III subunit epsilon → MREIVLDTETTGLSPQGGDRLVEIGCVELINHIPTGKHFHVYINPQRSMPEEAFRVHGLSEEFLSDKPLFAAIIDDFLAFIGDATLVIHNAPFDMGFLNAQLINAGRTALANPVIDTVMVARQKHPGARVSLDALCKHYGIDNSRRTLHGALLDSEILAEVYLELIGGKQVSLALMADEGANAGSIVADRIPVRPRPAPLPNRITAAEADAHAAFIAKMGDSAIWGRYAPSQAAG, encoded by the coding sequence ATCAGGGAAATCGTGCTCGACACCGAAACGACCGGCCTGTCCCCCCAGGGCGGGGATCGGCTGGTGGAAATCGGCTGCGTCGAGTTGATCAATCACATCCCGACCGGCAAGCATTTCCACGTCTACATCAATCCCCAGCGCTCCATGCCCGAAGAGGCGTTTCGCGTGCATGGATTGAGCGAAGAGTTTCTGTCCGACAAACCGCTCTTTGCCGCCATCATCGATGATTTCCTCGCTTTTATCGGCGACGCGACCCTGGTCATCCACAATGCGCCCTTCGATATGGGCTTTCTCAACGCCCAATTGATCAATGCCGGCCGCACGGCGCTCGCCAATCCGGTGATCGATACCGTCATGGTGGCACGCCAGAAACATCCTGGCGCCCGGGTCAGCCTCGACGCGCTCTGCAAGCATTATGGCATCGACAATTCCCGCCGCACCCTTCACGGCGCCTTGCTCGATAGCGAGATCCTGGCCGAAGTTTACCTTGAGCTCATCGGCGGCAAGCAGGTTAGCCTGGCACTGATGGCCGATGAAGGCGCCAATGCCGGCTCGATCGTGGCCGATCGCATTCCCGTCAGGCCCCGGCCTGCTCCCCTGCCCAATCGGATTACCGCGGCGGAAGCCGATGCGCATGCCGCCTTCATCGCCAAAATGGGCGACAGCGCCATCTGGGGGCGTTACGCCCCGTCCCAGGCCGCCGGGTAG
- the coaE gene encoding dephospho-CoA kinase (Dephospho-CoA kinase (CoaE) performs the final step in coenzyme A biosynthesis.): MRRVGITGSIATGKSTLLAAFAKCGVPVLSADEAVAALYAGPAVGPLEALVPGIAPNGVVDRQALAQRLAADPGLFPKLEAIVHPLVRQRIADFLDDAERAGAALAAVEVPLLFESGHDYGFDGIAVTHVDEAIQRQRILARPGMSVEKMQTLLARQMPQAEKIKRATWHFDTARPQDDIDRDIAALVAGIRAEVQ, encoded by the coding sequence ATGCGTCGCGTCGGCATCACCGGCTCCATCGCCACCGGAAAGTCGACCCTTCTGGCGGCTTTCGCCAAATGTGGTGTGCCGGTCCTTTCCGCCGACGAGGCGGTCGCGGCGCTTTACGCAGGTCCGGCCGTCGGTCCGCTCGAAGCGCTTGTTCCCGGCATTGCCCCCAATGGCGTCGTTGACCGTCAGGCATTGGCGCAACGCCTTGCAGCCGATCCAGGTCTTTTCCCCAAGCTCGAAGCCATCGTGCATCCGCTTGTCCGTCAACGCATCGCCGATTTCCTTGACGATGCCGAGCGTGCAGGCGCAGCGCTCGCTGCCGTTGAAGTGCCGCTTCTGTTCGAAAGTGGCCACGATTACGGCTTCGACGGCATCGCCGTGACCCATGTCGACGAGGCCATCCAGAGGCAGCGTATTCTGGCGCGACCGGGCATGAGCGTGGAAAAGATGCAGACTTTGCTTGCCCGGCAGATGCCGCAGGCCGAAAAGATCAAGCGGGCCACCTGGCATTTCGATACGGCCAGACCCCAGGATGACATCGACCGCGACATCGCCGCTTTGGTCGCCGGCATAAGGGCTGAGGTGCAATGA
- the hisH gene encoding imidazole glycerol phosphate synthase subunit HisH, with translation MSTIAIIDYGAGNLRSAAKAFERVAHERGKGDKIVVTADPEMVRNADRIMLPGVGAFADCMAGLNAVPGMIDMLDEKVIKGGTPFLGVCVGMQLLASEGREKTVTKGLGWVPGAVEKIAPADPALKIPHMGWNNIAVTRPHALMAGIADGPDGLHAYFVHSYHLRTADPAHLVATTDYGGALTACVGRDNIFGTQFHPEKSQALGLKLIENFLGWSP, from the coding sequence ATGAGCACCATAGCCATCATCGATTACGGCGCGGGCAATCTGCGTTCAGCCGCCAAGGCTTTCGAGCGCGTGGCCCATGAGCGCGGCAAGGGCGACAAGATTGTTGTCACCGCCGATCCCGAAATGGTCCGCAACGCCGATCGCATCATGCTGCCCGGCGTCGGGGCCTTCGCCGATTGCATGGCGGGGCTGAACGCGGTGCCCGGCATGATCGACATGCTCGATGAAAAGGTGATCAAGGGTGGCACGCCGTTCCTGGGGGTCTGCGTCGGCATGCAGCTTCTGGCCAGCGAGGGCCGCGAAAAGACGGTGACCAAAGGCCTTGGCTGGGTTCCCGGTGCCGTCGAGAAGATCGCCCCGGCCGATCCGGCGCTCAAGATCCCGCATATGGGCTGGAACAATATTGCCGTGACCCGCCCCCATGCCCTCATGGCCGGCATTGCCGATGGTCCCGACGGGCTCCATGCCTATTTCGTCCATTCCTATCACCTCAGGACCGCCGATCCCGCCCACCTCGTGGCCACCACGGATTATGGCGGGGCTCTGACCGCCTGTGTCGGCCGCGACAACATCTTCGGCACCCAGTTCCACCCTGAAAAAAGCCAGGCTTTGGGATTGAAGCTGATCGAAAACTTTCTGGGATGGTCTCCATGA
- the hisB gene encoding imidazoleglycerol-phosphate dehydratase HisB, with product MRKSTIARKTNETEIAVSIDLDGTGKHEMKTGVGFFDHMLDQLARHSLINMKVTCKGDLHIDSHHTVEDVGIALGQAIREALGDKKGIRRYASSDLPMDGTLTRAALDVSGRAFLVFRAEFSQGKIGDIDTELFREFFQAFAVNAGITLHIENFYFDNNHHLAESMFKAVARALRDAIEIDPRMSDAVPSTKGTL from the coding sequence ATGCGCAAGAGCACCATCGCCCGCAAGACCAACGAGACCGAGATTGCCGTCTCGATCGATCTCGACGGCACCGGCAAGCACGAGATGAAGACCGGCGTTGGCTTTTTCGACCACATGCTGGACCAGCTCGCCCGTCATTCGCTGATCAACATGAAGGTCACCTGCAAGGGCGACCTGCACATCGACAGCCACCACACGGTCGAGGATGTCGGCATCGCGCTCGGCCAGGCCATCAGGGAAGCGCTGGGCGACAAGAAGGGCATCCGCCGCTATGCCTCCTCGGACCTGCCCATGGACGGCACACTGACCCGCGCGGCGCTGGACGTATCGGGCCGCGCCTTCCTCGTCTTCCGGGCCGAGTTCAGCCAGGGCAAGATCGGCGATATCGACACCGAGCTGTTCCGCGAATTCTTCCAGGCTTTCGCGGTCAATGCCGGGATCACGCTCCACATCGAAAACTTCTACTTCGACAACAACCACCATCTGGCCGAGTCCATGTTCAAGGCCGTGGCCCGCGCCCTGCGCGACGCCATCGAGATCGATCCGCGCATGAGCGACGCGGTGCCCAGCACCAAGGGTACGCTCTAA
- a CDS encoding Smr/MutS family protein has product MSKRDPKRLPPDFHLWTHVTESVEPLRRKPLLTLGSGTLPVPVAEPAPQIKAPPKKLSAAKPFLPPYQAPKPMARVPEKAVDPAIHKKVRRGRIEIDGRIDLHGMTQIEAREALHRYVTTRAASGARTLLVITGKGLKTDNDYIAAMTERGILRTMLPIWLSEPGLAHLVSGWSPAARGHGGEGAYYVRLRRA; this is encoded by the coding sequence ATGTCCAAGCGCGACCCCAAGCGCCTGCCGCCCGATTTCCATCTCTGGACGCATGTCACCGAGAGCGTGGAGCCCCTGCGGCGCAAGCCCTTGTTGACGCTGGGGAGCGGCACCCTGCCTGTGCCGGTCGCCGAGCCGGCGCCGCAGATCAAGGCCCCGCCAAAAAAGCTCTCTGCCGCCAAGCCTTTCCTGCCCCCCTATCAGGCACCAAAGCCCATGGCCCGGGTTCCGGAAAAAGCGGTGGATCCGGCCATCCACAAAAAAGTCCGCCGCGGCAGGATCGAGATCGATGGCCGCATCGATCTGCACGGCATGACCCAGATCGAGGCGCGCGAGGCATTGCACCGCTATGTCACGACCCGCGCCGCGAGCGGCGCACGCACGCTCCTTGTCATCACCGGCAAGGGCCTTAAGACCGACAATGATTATATTGCGGCCATGACCGAGCGGGGCATCCTGCGTACCATGCTGCCCATCTGGCTGTCCGAGCCGGGGCTGGCGCATCTGGTCTCCGGCTGGAGCCCGGCGGCGCGCGGCCATGGTGGCGAGGGGGCGTATTACGTACGCCTGCGACGCGCATGA
- a CDS encoding FxsA family protein, with protein MARFFALGFFLLPLVEIALFILVGRAIGLLPTLGLVVLGGVAGAMLLRQQGLGVVARLRSNVSAGTLPGKTMFDTMLIGLAGVLLILPGFFSDAIALILLIPAVRNRLFGALAGRVRVVQTTTTYRRHDPAGEENGDESPPLIIDASNDDWRKDGK; from the coding sequence TTGGCCCGCTTTTTCGCTCTTGGTTTCTTCCTGCTGCCGCTGGTGGAAATCGCGCTGTTTATCCTCGTGGGTCGCGCCATCGGATTGCTGCCGACGCTTGGCCTGGTCGTCCTGGGCGGCGTGGCCGGGGCCATGCTGTTGCGCCAGCAAGGGCTGGGCGTGGTGGCGCGGCTGCGGTCCAATGTCAGTGCCGGCACATTGCCGGGCAAAACCATGTTCGACACCATGCTGATCGGGCTGGCGGGCGTGCTGCTGATCCTGCCCGGATTTTTCAGCGATGCGATCGCGCTGATCCTGCTGATACCTGCCGTACGCAATCGCTTGTTCGGCGCACTGGCCGGTCGTGTGCGGGTGGTGCAGACCACCACAACCTATCGCCGCCATGACCCTGCAGGCGAAGAAAATGGCGACGAGTCACCGCCCCTGATCATCGATGCCAGCAACGACGACTGGCGCAAGGACGGCAAATAA
- the hisA gene encoding 1-(5-phosphoribosyl)-5-[(5-phosphoribosylamino)methylideneamino]imidazole-4-carboxamide isomerase, with the protein MILFPAIDLKDGQCVRLKLGDMEQATVFNDDPAAQAKSFEDEGFDYLHVVDLNGAFAGESVNGAAVEAILKSVTFPVQLGGGIRTLAHIESWLERGLARVILGTVAVRDPDLVKEAARKWPGQVAVGTDAKGGMVAVEGWAETSELSVIELAKRFEGAGVAAIIYTDIDRDGVLAGINWDSTLELARATSIPVIASGGLASMEDIERMTRPDYQVLEGAISGRALYDGRIDSREALAMLRAAA; encoded by the coding sequence ATGATCCTTTTTCCCGCCATCGACCTCAAGGACGGCCAGTGCGTGCGCCTCAAGCTGGGCGACATGGAGCAGGCCACCGTCTTCAACGACGATCCTGCCGCCCAGGCAAAGAGCTTCGAGGACGAGGGTTTTGACTATCTCCACGTCGTCGATCTCAACGGCGCATTTGCCGGCGAAAGCGTCAATGGCGCGGCTGTGGAGGCCATTCTCAAAAGCGTGACATTCCCGGTGCAGCTTGGCGGCGGGATCCGCACCCTCGCCCATATCGAATCCTGGCTCGAGCGGGGCCTGGCCCGCGTCATCCTGGGTACCGTGGCGGTGCGCGATCCGGACCTGGTCAAGGAAGCGGCGCGCAAATGGCCCGGGCAGGTCGCCGTCGGCACCGATGCCAAGGGCGGCATGGTGGCCGTCGAGGGCTGGGCGGAAACCTCCGAGCTGTCGGTCATTGAACTGGCCAAGCGCTTCGAAGGCGCCGGCGTCGCTGCCATCATCTATACCGATATCGATCGCGACGGGGTCCTGGCCGGCATCAACTGGGATTCGACCCTCGAGCTGGCGCGCGCCACGTCGATCCCGGTCATCGCCTCTGGAGGCTTGGCGTCGATGGAGGACATCGAGCGCATGACGCGGCCCGATTATCAGGTGCTCGAGGGCGCCATATCCGGCCGGGCCCTCTATGACGGGCGCATTGATTCACGTGAAGCATTGGCCATGCTGAGGGCCGCTGCCTGA
- the hisF gene encoding imidazole glycerol phosphate synthase subunit HisF, which translates to MSLKTRIIPCLDVAGGRVVKGVNFVDLVDAGDPVEAAMAYDAAGADELTFLDITASHEGRDTIFDVVARTAEHCFMPVTVGGGVRTVEDIRKLLLAGADKVAINSAAVNDPDFIARAADKFGNQCIVVSVDAKRRANGANGWEIHTHGGRKPTGIDAVEFAARMVERGAGELLVTSMDRDGTKSGFDLELTRTIADSVEVPVIASGGVGTLQHLVEGVTQGHASAVLAASIFHFGTFTIPQAKTYMADHGIAMRMDFADGPLN; encoded by the coding sequence GTGAGCCTCAAGACCCGCATCATTCCCTGTCTGGACGTCGCCGGCGGCCGTGTGGTCAAAGGCGTCAATTTCGTCGATCTCGTCGATGCCGGCGATCCGGTCGAGGCGGCAATGGCTTATGACGCGGCCGGCGCCGATGAATTGACCTTTCTCGATATCACTGCCAGCCATGAGGGACGCGACACCATATTCGACGTGGTCGCCCGCACGGCCGAGCACTGCTTCATGCCGGTCACGGTGGGCGGCGGTGTCCGCACCGTCGAGGACATTCGCAAGCTGCTGCTGGCTGGAGCCGACAAGGTGGCGATCAATTCCGCTGCCGTGAACGACCCCGATTTCATCGCGCGCGCCGCCGACAAGTTCGGCAATCAATGCATCGTCGTCTCGGTCGACGCCAAGCGGCGTGCGAATGGCGCCAATGGCTGGGAAATCCACACCCATGGCGGCCGCAAGCCCACCGGCATCGATGCGGTGGAATTCGCCGCCCGCATGGTCGAGCGGGGGGCCGGGGAATTGCTGGTGACCTCGATGGACCGCGACGGCACCAAGTCGGGCTTCGATCTCGAATTGACCCGAACCATTGCCGACAGCGTCGAAGTCCCGGTCATCGCCTCCGGTGGCGTCGGCACCCTGCAGCATCTGGTCGAGGGCGTCACCCAGGGCCACGCCAGCGCGGTTCTGGCCGCGTCCATCTTTCATTTCGGTACCTTCACGATTCCCCAGGCCAAGACCTATATGGCCGACCATGGCATTGCCATGCGCATGGACTTCGCGGACGGTCCGCTCAACTAA
- the secB gene encoding protein-export chaperone SecB: MADDTQGAAAPQPAAAPSMNLVGQYIRDLSFENPGAPSALLAGGGNPAFNVSIAVGVKKQNDEIYAVELTLNAKANRDETVLFNVELVYGGIFRLKNVPEAQLSPLLMIECPRLVFPFARQVLASVTQQGGFPPLMMEPVDFSAIYRQNLAKLAAQGNAPGAPAAPANAEGEKLN; encoded by the coding sequence ATGGCCGATGATACTCAGGGCGCGGCAGCGCCGCAGCCTGCAGCCGCACCGAGCATGAACCTGGTGGGCCAGTATATCCGTGATCTCTCGTTCGAGAATCCGGGTGCTCCCTCTGCCCTGCTGGCCGGCGGCGGCAACCCGGCCTTCAACGTTTCCATCGCCGTCGGCGTCAAGAAGCAGAATGACGAAATCTACGCGGTCGAGCTGACGCTCAACGCCAAGGCCAATCGCGACGAGACCGTCCTGTTCAACGTCGAACTGGTCTATGGCGGCATCTTCCGCCTCAAGAACGTTCCCGAGGCCCAGCTCTCGCCGCTGCTGATGATCGAATGCCCGCGCCTGGTGTTCCCGTTCGCGCGTCAGGTGCTGGCCAGCGTGACCCAGCAGGGCGGCTTCCCGCCGCTGATGATGGAGCCGGTCGATTTCTCCGCCATCTATCGCCAGAACCTGGCCAAGCTCGCCGCTCAGGGCAATGCGCCCGGCGCCCCGGCGGCTCCGGCCAATGCCGAAGGCGAAAAGCTCAACTGA
- a CDS encoding helix-turn-helix domain-containing protein, which translates to MTPLGAKLRAMREARGISLKEMAAALNVSSAYLSALEHGKRGQPTSFLLHRIIAFFNVIWDEAEELQRLAEISDPKVTIDTGGLTPEATELANRLRDGINRLEAEDLKFLRDELVKRAGRRR; encoded by the coding sequence ATGACCCCACTCGGCGCCAAGCTGCGGGCCATGCGGGAAGCGCGCGGCATCTCGCTCAAGGAAATGGCGGCGGCGCTCAACGTTTCGAGCGCCTATCTTTCCGCCCTCGAACACGGCAAGCGCGGGCAGCCGACAAGCTTCCTCCTGCATCGCATCATCGCGTTCTTCAATGTCATCTGGGACGAGGCCGAAGAACTCCAGCGCCTGGCGGAAATTTCGGACCCCAAGGTCACGATCGATACCGGCGGGTTGACCCCCGAAGCCACCGAACTCGCCAATCGCCTGCGCGACGGCATCAACCGCCTTGAAGCGGAAGATCTCAAATTCCTGCGCGACGAACTGGTCAAACGCGCCGGCCGCCGCCGGTAA